A genomic segment from Homalodisca vitripennis isolate AUS2020 unplaced genomic scaffold, UT_GWSS_2.1 ScUCBcl_9310;HRSCAF=17761, whole genome shotgun sequence encodes:
- the LOC124374611 gene encoding beta-1,4-glucuronyltransferase 1-like: WQGPISVAVFAEDHQVSEALWKVAELRACLPGIRHNVTFALVSPLPAKSSPPLSMPSPPPPHPCSLKHDLDTTTTNYATTHNYPVNLLRNVARRGTASEFVLVVDIDMLPNENLRQDFFAFASQRGRVSQEGT; the protein is encoded by the exons GGTCCAATATCAGTGGCTGTATTTGCAGAAGATCATCAAGTGTCAGAAGCATTATGGAAGGTGGCTGAACTAAGAGCTTGCTTGCCAGGAATCAGGCACAATGTGACATTTGCGTTAGTGTCACCTCTGCCAGCAAAAAGCTCTCCACCCCTGTCCATGCCCTCTCCCCCTCCACCCCACCCTTGCAGTCTCAAGCACGACTTGGACACCACTACCACCAACTATGCCACCACTCACAACTATCCTGTCAATCTCTTGCGGAATGTGGCACGTCGAGGCACAGCATCGGAGTTTGTATTGGTTGTTGATATTGACATGTTGCCTAATGAAAATCTACGccag gacTTCTTTGCATTTGCATCTCAACGAGGACGTGTTTCGCAAGAGGGAACATGA